A genomic stretch from Antarcticibacterium flavum includes:
- the mnhG gene encoding monovalent cation/H(+) antiporter subunit G, which translates to MVVDIVVGVLSFFGTVFVFLAAVGMVRMPDTYLRISVTTKAATLGIGLLLIAGAIYSYDLAITAKVMAIILFILLTAPVSAHLIGRTSYFAGVKLWKDSIMDDLDGKYDKNTQELSSGEEDEKDIKGSKKDKAVD; encoded by the coding sequence ATGGTAGTAGATATAGTTGTAGGAGTTCTTTCTTTTTTTGGAACTGTGTTCGTCTTCCTGGCTGCAGTGGGTATGGTACGTATGCCAGACACTTATTTAAGGATCTCTGTTACTACCAAGGCTGCAACTTTAGGAATTGGGTTATTATTAATCGCAGGGGCTATTTATTCCTATGACCTGGCTATAACAGCAAAGGTTATGGCCATAATTCTTTTTATCTTGTTAACTGCACCTGTAAGCGCCCACCTAATTGGGCGGACTTCCTATTTTGCCGGGGTAAAACTATGGAAGGATTCCATAATGGATGACCTGGACGGAAAATATGATAAAAATACACAGGAACTTAGCAGTGGTGAAGAAGATGAAAAGGACATTAAGGGGTCTAAAAAGGATAAAGCGGTAGATTAA
- a CDS encoding MgtC/SapB family protein — translation MEMDTAVFAIKACLAVLAGLLIGLERELRGKDAGLKTNALVALGACSFVLMSLEFRGDEFVDTTRVLGQIITGIGFIGAGTILQQRGKIEGLYKCSYHLVQCRRRMSCCL, via the coding sequence ATGGAGATGGATACTGCCGTTTTTGCGATCAAGGCCTGTCTTGCAGTCCTGGCCGGACTATTAATTGGACTAGAAAGGGAGCTACGGGGGAAAGATGCAGGGCTTAAGACCAACGCCCTGGTTGCCCTGGGCGCCTGTAGTTTTGTCCTTATGTCACTGGAATTTCGTGGTGATGAATTTGTTGATACCACCAGGGTTCTGGGACAAATTATTACAGGGATTGGTTTTATAGGGGCGGGTACTATCCTGCAACAAAGAGGGAAGATAGAAGGCCTTTACAAGTGCAGCTACCATTTGGTGCAGTGCCGCCGCAGGATGTCTTGCTGCCTTTGA
- a CDS encoding aminotransferase class I/II-fold pyridoxal phosphate-dependent enzyme, with protein MEKKLEGRKELDALRQLMPPPVLIDFFSNDYLGLAKCKKIYDHSLEIMKENSCFLNGSTGSRLLSGNHFLFAMAEALIARFHNAEAALLFNSGYDANLGLLSSIAQRGDIILYDESSHASIRDGISMGVAKAFKFRHNDVNHLLQLIEKYQAGSYEGEIFVVTESVFSMDGDKPDLIKIADLTNKLHCRLIVDEAHATGVLGKNGEGLVHQLGLQEKVFARIVTFGKALGAHGAAILGSKELQDYLVNFSRSFIYTTGLPPHSVATIIAAYSMLPGNDNYRLLHDNIKYFRQEVKKTIWKSTL; from the coding sequence ATGGAAAAAAAACTGGAGGGGAGAAAGGAGCTTGATGCTCTAAGGCAGCTTATGCCCCCACCGGTACTTATTGATTTTTTTTCCAATGATTATCTGGGGCTGGCAAAATGTAAAAAGATCTATGATCACAGCCTGGAGATAATGAAGGAGAATAGCTGTTTTTTGAACGGTTCCACAGGTTCCAGGTTGCTTTCAGGAAATCACTTTCTGTTTGCAATGGCTGAGGCTTTAATAGCCAGATTCCACAATGCAGAGGCTGCCTTGCTTTTTAATTCCGGATATGATGCCAATTTGGGCTTGTTATCCTCAATTGCCCAGCGGGGGGACATAATTTTATATGATGAATCCTCTCATGCTTCAATTAGGGACGGGATATCAATGGGGGTTGCCAAGGCCTTTAAATTTAGACATAACGACGTAAATCACTTATTGCAACTAATCGAAAAGTACCAGGCTGGATCTTATGAAGGAGAGATCTTTGTTGTTACAGAGTCTGTCTTTTCAATGGATGGAGATAAACCCGATTTAATCAAGATAGCCGACCTTACAAATAAACTTCACTGCCGGTTAATAGTCGATGAAGCACATGCCACAGGAGTGTTGGGGAAAAACGGTGAGGGACTGGTACACCAACTTGGATTGCAGGAAAAAGTTTTTGCCAGAATAGTTACCTTCGGGAAAGCCCTTGGGGCCCACGGGGCAGCTATTCTTGGCAGCAAGGAGTTACAGGATTATCTTGTGAATTTTTCAAGGAGTTTTATCTATACCACCGGCTTGCCTCCACATTCGGTGGCAACAATAATCGCAGCCTACAGTATGCTTCCCGGAAATGATAATTATAGATTGCTGCACGATAATATCAAATACTTCAGGCAGGAGGTAAAAAAAACGATCTGGAAATCGACTTTATAA
- a CDS encoding putative signal transducing protein, whose amino-acid sequence MKETFSKVAVFQYSAEAQIVKSRLEAEGVEVFLFDQFTIDTDPLVSNAIGGIKLKVWAEDEERALSILESISEYSLDDKGQEIICPICGSAKVELMTSIRDIRSFFAFLFSFLTISLPIHTTHEYHCNNCKQKFDLD is encoded by the coding sequence ATGAAAGAAACATTTTCCAAAGTAGCGGTTTTTCAATATTCCGCCGAGGCTCAAATAGTGAAGTCAAGGCTGGAGGCAGAAGGGGTTGAAGTGTTTTTATTTGACCAGTTCACTATAGATACAGACCCTTTGGTGAGCAATGCCATAGGAGGAATTAAGCTGAAGGTGTGGGCAGAGGATGAGGAAAGGGCTCTCTCAATACTCGAATCTATAAGTGAATATTCCCTGGATGACAAGGGGCAGGAAATAATATGCCCAATTTGTGGCAGTGCCAAAGTTGAATTGATGACCTCGATAAGGGACATAAGATCCTTCTTTGCCTTTCTATTTTCATTTTTAACGATCTCCCTGCCTATTCATACCACACACGAATATCATTGTAATAATTGTAAACAAAAATTCGATCTTGACTAA
- the bioD gene encoding dethiobiotin synthase, with amino-acid sequence MTKHTYFITGIGTEVGKTIASAIVTEALQADYWKPIQAGDLENSDSHKVKNLISNSKTTFHKNAYALHTPMSPHAAARIDGIEIEVQKIERPVTNNHLVVEGAGGVLVPINEEKTILDLVEAGDRVIVVSRHYLGSINHTLLTLEALKSRDLNCFGIIFNGEENPSSEEVILKMSGASFLGRIEPEPYFDKNVIREYAEAFQVKLK; translated from the coding sequence TTGACTAAACATACATATTTTATAACCGGTATTGGTACAGAAGTAGGAAAGACCATAGCGTCAGCAATTGTCACAGAGGCTTTGCAAGCGGACTATTGGAAACCCATCCAGGCGGGTGACCTCGAGAATTCAGATTCTCATAAGGTCAAAAACCTAATTTCAAATAGTAAGACCACCTTTCACAAAAACGCCTATGCCCTGCACACTCCAATGAGCCCGCATGCGGCAGCAAGGATTGACGGGATAGAAATAGAGGTTCAAAAAATAGAACGGCCAGTCACTAATAATCATCTTGTTGTAGAAGGTGCCGGTGGGGTCCTTGTGCCTATTAATGAAGAGAAAACCATTCTGGACCTTGTCGAGGCCGGGGACAGGGTAATTGTAGTTTCCAGGCATTACCTGGGAAGCATCAATCATACTCTGCTCACGCTGGAGGCTCTTAAATCCCGCGATCTTAATTGCTTCGGAATAATTTTTAACGGGGAGGAAAACCCATCTTCAGAAGAGGTTATTCTTAAAATGAGCGGAGCCAGTTTTCTTGGCAGGATTGAACCTGAACCTTATTTTGACAAAAATGTCATCAGGGAATATGCTGAAGCTTTTCAGGTTAAATTAAAATAG